A genome region from Cryptosporidium parvum Iowa II chromosome 8, whole genome shotgun sequence includes the following:
- a CDS encoding splicing factor SRP40 like 2x RRM domains: protein FIIHTFLLLLDLLNNLGKVFVGNLPPGYAEQDLKDFFSKVGEIKKLELKQRFCFIEYEDETQAEAAHRELDGVEFGGQVIAVQPHDPMVRNKETNAANKPQYNRPLPSDGRGPPRKHFRVCVFNLDDNASWRDLKDYGRQIGEVNYSAVFHYQGQKVGVVEYLTVEEMKRALEEIPNLPFLGKSIRVEEDIGQLDRELAAANGYGAKRRSPPPFSSGPYNTGGRARGRYPSPSRFRMRSRSPRRDPYDRRERSHHYPDDRYRRGYEDRIPPPREDYYRRDEVRGGYPGERYPPPPYEDPRERYMHGSERFDDRYPGRAVPFDRRSPSRSGIGVGPIGGNGSMNVQRSGHYGGSTRGYYRDDDRDRERDRERDRRSANDQYSNSYYLRDDRDPPGSRPSGGYVSSGVPSGGRPNVAY, encoded by the coding sequence tttattattcatacctttcttcttttacttgatttattaaataatttaggCAAAGTTTTTGTCGGAAATTTACCACCAGGCTATGCTGAACAGGATttgaaagattttttttccaagGTTGgtgaaataaaaaaattagagCTCAAGCAAAGGTTCTGCtttattgaatatgaaGATGAAACACAGGCAGAAGCAGCTCACCGAGAATTAGATGGGGTTGAATTTGGAGGACAAGTTATTGCTGTTCAACCTCACGATCCAATGGTTAGAAATAAGGAGACAAATGCTGCTAATAAGCCCCAATATAATCGACCATTACCTTCTGATGGTCGAGGGCCTCCAAGAAAACACTTTCGTGTATGCGTTTTTAACTTAGATGATAACGCTTCGTGGAGAGATCTCAAAGATTATGGGAGGCAGATAGGCGAAGTCAATTACTCAGCAGTCTTCCACTATCAAGGGCAGAAAGTTGGAGTTGTAGAGTATCTAACTGTTGAGGAAATGAAGAGAGCACTAGAAGAGATACCTAATCTACCATTTCTGGGAAAATCTATCCGTGTGGAAGAAGATATTGGGCAGCTTGACCGTGAACTTGCAGCTGCAAACGGGTACGGCGCTAAGAGAAGATCACCGCCTCCATTCTCATCAGGGCCCTATAATACAGGAGGTAGAGCTCGCGGAAGATACCCTTCGCCTTCAAGGTTTAGAATGCGCAGCAGGTCTCCCAGACGCGATCCATATGATAGGCGTGAACGCTCTCATCACTATCCTGATGACCGATATCGTAGAGGGTATGAAGACCGTATTCCACCACCAAGGGAGGACTACTATAGGAGGGATGAAGTAAGGGGCGGATACCCGGGAGAGAGATACCCCCCACCCCCATATGAAGACCCTAGAGAAAGATATATGCACGGGTCTGAACGCTTTGATGACAGGTATCCAGGGAGAGCGGTCCCGTTTGATAGGAGAAGCCCATCTCGCAGTGGAATAGGAGTTGGGCCAATTGGTGGGAATGGTAGTATGAACGTACAAAGGAGTGGCCATTATGGAGGCTCCACCAGAGGCTACTACAGAGATGATGATCGCGATCGAGAGCGTGATCGAGAGCGTGATCGTAGATCAGCCAATGATCAATATTCTAACTCTTATTATTTAAGGGATGATAGAGATCCTCCAGGTTCTAGACCATCGGGTGGATACGTATCTAGTGGAGTTCCATCTGGTGGCCGTCCGAACGTTgcatattaa
- a CDS encoding Rrp12p like nucleolar protein, with translation MDPLIFDLEESLKLLSLKKESYLEAFQSFLIIKESILSRNGFCTVPIFINLTFEAIENILSGNKLDNIHYANADVKTLTGLLTLQKRILGTLDVNILGTNYLAISQVIINRLVGILVLISKNGQAKIGLNQATSILKQFCSAFDSIQLSPKTFINLMEILLETHISEKQKIQIQICIIDLLKLVQDNSLILLSIHKLALHYLSIHGQRHLDVSKGFALEYNEQILIPINQLYFSLVNFLDQSQIKEYLNTLLQLCTLKQYRFFSIYALKCLKNQVNLLDKLKFESRYIWIPLYTLEHLICDFKEARDAVLIQTYLETCINCLKYVLFDTFEKDIQQMDIDALIDTFIHSLKQFMFTTDNAIHSTVINSLIDLFLRAKESITEYPELEKSIEKYALFELIITKLLPLCSSMLDDYRYKLSLQELLRLLIVMIESWDELVIIYYYYNTIEILRIKRSHGIELFQEVICKTLDMASVALCGISNYSSFEYKDLSNLKEELRRIVGSITRAFGPNLVLKKRPLSFDNVELADHNFAIKSNSWLLPLLRVHINRTELSFFIENLLPIALKLNEYCSKYKDTEPNYARLYSILEEQVWALLPGFFDEPLDFIETFGNRDGNLRSYMIQLLERPGLRDHICNALLRISRQTFIGRGLSNDNEDELYDAKKMSNIDNRKYYVAMKTWKENTKALNMHSNTFLSLLIVRFLNCNSENARESQVNIIKEQESQHYLICIQNLVPFCNESVLQKNLKNFYIVWENLAQGVESSRLPLSCGKIIALLDVAIIMFKRISFDKVNSILSYFLRLLKVLLTRESKNYFNERSQLLKRLYKGLKVGLETLRDRTSTPLGLKDQLSEIWKIITLDSGKCPVNSLKHRLSCLRVFVQLIKKLDEKEYALYFGKDQIINHLIPEILFSIREPNFTVRINAITLLKSLIECCIENDQLLEIIIVKIITLSQINNGQINNDYIEISCIISLTRIIFDYGDVIQNRLQTHGNSILQLIINFIVHSLNNANPLVYFNSLKCIRIFLLRLKADLMWNYTPNIISNILNNQCSLKFRIYVRKILISLIKRFGAEKTSQVFPLEHNQLYRYLIREMNKTSRKKARKNNPDIFNNVCDEVDELETKELIFKDQEFFHNIEYDDIILSDEDSESRKKSSFGIKTSYNSQIKHSTSNYHKDTSKSLTIIDDGYGNFINPTDLLSSEASSRILCTSSNKITNRHCNDDDGTVEFDKVLNKVIVNEKSRPGNIDIDKSPELNFSPLKCEGIKFYKRTSTKKNDNQKKRRQHITVKSAKEFKSKNAQGDIARNGMQPFAYLRLNPALSKEKHKLSATKSISTVFKKKVEIR, from the coding sequence atggATCCACTCATTTTTGATCTAGAGGAGAGtcttaaattattatctcTTAAAAAAGAGTCATATTTGGAGGCATTTCAAAgctttttaattattaaagagtCAATTCTTTCCAGAAATGGATTTTGTACGGTCCCTATATTTATTAACCTAACTTTTGAAGCAATTGAAAACATTCTTTCAGGAAATAAACTAGATAATATTCACTACGCGAACGCAGATGTGAAAACACTTACTGGCCTATTAACTCTACAAAAGAGAATCTTGGGAACTTTAGATGTGAACATTTTAGGAACCAATTATTTAGCTATTTCGCAAGTAATTATTAACCGATTAGTTGGCATTTtagttttaatttcaaaaaacGGTCAGGCAAAAATTGGATTGAATCAAGCCACTTCTATATTGAAACAATTCTGCTCAGCCTTTGATAGTATCCAACTAAGCCCTAAAACgtttataaatttaatggaAATTCTTCTAGAGACCCATATCTCTGAAAAACAAAAGATTCAGATCCAGATTTgtattattgatttattaaaactGGTTCAAGATAACTCACTTATTCTACTTTCTATTCATAAATTAGCATTACATTACTTATCAATTCATGGACAAAGGCATTTGGATGTATCTAAGGGGTTTGCTTTAGAATATAATGAACAAATCTTAATCCCAATAAATCAACTATATTTTTCACTGGTTAACTTCCTTGATCAGAGTCAAATCAaggaatatttaaataccTTGTTACAGCTCTGTACTTTGAAACAATACAGATTTTTCTCAATTTATGCTTTGAAATGCTTGAAAAATCaagtaaatttattagACAAACTAAAATTTGAGTCCAGATACATTTGGATTCCCTTATATACACTTGAACATCTTATCTGTGACTTCAAAGAAGCAAGGGATGCTGTGTTGATACAAACTTATTTAGAAACTTGTATTAACTGTTTGAAATACGTATTATTTGACACTtttgaaaaagatattCAACAAATGGATATAGATGCTTTAATCGATACATTTATTCACTCTTTAAAGCAGTTTATGTTTACAACTGATAACGCTATTCACTCCACAGTTATAAACTCTTTAATAGATCTATTTTTAAGGGCGAAGGAAAGTATAACAGAATACCctgaattagaaaaaagtattgaaaaatatgcTTTATTCGAgctaataataacaaaattattaccTCTTTGTTCATCAATGTTAGATGACTATAGATATAAACTTTCATTGCAAGAACTCTTAAGGCTTCTGATAGTCATGATTGAGTCATGGGATGaattagtaataatttactattattacaaCACAATAGAAATATTGAGAATTAAAAGGAGCCATGGGATAGAGTTATTTCAAGAGGTAATTTGCAAAACTTTAGATATGGCATCAGTTGCATTATGTGGTATCTCGAATTATTCGtcttttgaatataaagatCTTTCAAATCTAAAGGAAGAACTTAGGCGAATTGTAGGGTCGATTACAAGAGCATTCGGACCAAATTTAGTGTTAAAGAAAAGGCCTTTATCATTTGATAATGTTGAATTAGCAGATCATAATTTTGCAATAAAGAGCAATTCCTGGTTACTCCCTCTACTCAGAGTTCATATTAATAGAACAgaactttctttttttattgagAATCTCCTCCCAATAGCACTAAAGCTCAATGAATACTGTTCCAAATACAAAGATACAGAACCTAATTATGCTAGACTTTATAGTATTCTTGAAGAACAAGTTTGGGCTTTGCTTCCTGGGTTCTTTGATGAACCGCTTGATTTTATTGAGACATTTGGAAATAGGGATGGAAACCTAAGGTCATATATGATACAATTATTGGAAAGACCTGGTTTGAGAGACCATATATGTAATGCCCTTTTAAGAATTTCTAGACAAACTTTTATTGGTCGCGGTCTGTCGaatgataatgaagatgaaCTCTACGatgcaaaaaaaatgagtaaTATTGacaatagaaaatattatgtTGCAATGAAGACTTGGAAAGAAAATACAAAGGCTTTAAATATGCATTCAAATACATTTTTGTCGCTTTTGATAGTCAGATTCTTAAACTGTAATTCAGAAAACGCTAGAGAAAGCCAggtaaatataataaaagaacAAGAATCTCaacattatttaatttgcATCCAAAACCTTGTGCCATTTTGCAACGAGTCTGTTTTACAAAAGAACTTAAAGAACTTTTATATCGTTTGGGAAAATCTTGCTCAGGGCGTAGAATCCTCAAGATTGCCACTTTCATGTGGTAAAATTATTGCACTATTAGACGTTGCAATAATTATGTTTAAACGCATTAGTTTTGATAAGGTCAattcaattctttcttattttcttcggttattaaaagttttattAACGCGCGAATCTAAGAATTACTTCAATGAAAGATCTCAATTACTAAAAAGGCTTTACAAAGGACTCAAAGTGGGCCTTGAGACTCTTAGAGATCGTACTAGTACGCCTTTAGGTTTAAAGGATCAGCTTTCAGAAATCTGGAAAATCATAACATTGGACAGTGGAAAATGCCCagttaattctttaaaacaCAGATTGAGTTGCTTAAGAGTATTTGTGCagttaattaaaaaattagatGAAAAAGAGTACGCTTTATATTTTGGAAAGgatcaaattattaaccATTTAATTCcagaaattttatttagtATCAGAGAACCAAATTTTACTGTGAGAATAAATGCAATTACATTATTGAAATCCTTAATAGAATGCTGCattgaaaatgatcaatTATTGGAGATTATTATCGTAAAAATTATCACACTTTCTCAAATTAACAATGgccaaattaataatgactACATAGAAATTTCATGTATAATCTCATTAActagaataatttttgattatgGAGATGTAATACAGAATCGTTTGCAAACTCATGGCAATTCGATTTTgcaattaataatcaatttcatCGTTCATTCACTAAATAACGCCAATCCATTagtttattttaatagCCTAAAATGCATTagaatatttcttttacGCCTAAAAGCCGATTTAATGTGGAACTATActccaaatattatttcaaatatactGAATAACCAATGTTCTTTAAAATTCCGTATTTATGTTAGAAAAAttctaatttcattaattaaaagGTTTGGAGCGGAAAAGACTTCTCAAGTATTTCCTCTTGAGCACAATCAGTTATATAGATATCTAATAAGGGAAATGAATAAAACATCCAGGAAAAAAGCACGAAAAAATAATCCAGACATATTTAATAACGTATGCGACGAAGTTGATGAGCTCGAAACGAAGGAATTGATCTTTAAAGACCAAGAATTCTTCCATAACATTGAATACGACGATATAATTTTAAGTGATGAAGACTCAGAAAGTAGAAAGAAGAGTTCTTTTGGAATAAAAACGAGTTACAATTCTCAAATAAAACATAGCACTTCGAATTATCATAAAGATACAAGTAAATCTCTCACAATTATTGACGATGGCTACggaaattttattaaccCAACAGATTTATTAAGTTCAGAAGCGTCATCTAGAATTCTGTGCACCAGCTCAAACAAAATAACTAACAGGCATTGCAACGATGATGACGGAACTGTAGAATTCGATAAAGTTTTGAATAAAGTTATTGTTAATGAAAAATCCAGACCAggaaatattgatattgaCAAAAGTCCAGAATTAAACTTTAGTCCATTAAAATGCGAAGGTATTAAGTTTTATAAAAGAACGTCAACTAAAAAGAATGATaatcaaaagaaaagaaggCAACATATAACCGTTAAAAGTGCGaaagaattcaaaagtAAGAATGCACAAGGCGATATCGCAAGAAATGGAATGCAGCCATTTGCATATTTGAGACTTAATCCGGCACTGTCGAAAGAAAAACACAAACTAAGTGCAACCAAGTCCATTTCAACtgttttcaaaaaaaaagtagaAATTAGGTAA
- a CDS encoding S.cerevisiae Ssf2p/drosophila peter pan like protein that has an IMP4 domain at its N-terminus and is involved in rRNA processing, which produces MPKLHGRRKKTKTHKKELVEEELKSIPKCFVLRKGKVVKQLKGLVMDLRYLMSPWSAIKLQENKHNKIKDFVSIAGPLGISHILAVSQTASGAYIRLIVLPSGPTATFKIEDFSLMHDIRSSQKRPRSCSSDYLTSPLLVLNGIKNLPSNDSTNPIPLNLLQTMINGMFPAIDLTKIRIRSCKRVVLIEYCKDSELFELRHYAIIRRPAGVSKPIKKLLLKTKDQKLYSIGRGDDMADYVLSSENGACASDSEVDDEVEVKMPTSSGSRDENQMGLSERSGSYTGKVSVSLKELGPRISMRLVKVVDEVCDGAVIYHRFVRKSKDELKELEKKEILLKERRKEENSLLNSYNEDNNSCKDTCE; this is translated from the coding sequence ATGCCTAAGCTGCACGGGAGAAggaaaaaaacaaaaactCATAAAAAGGAACTTGTCGAGGAGGAACTTAAATCTATTCCAAAATGTTTTGTATTAAGAAAGGGCAAAGTTGTTAAGCAGTTAAAAGGCTTAGTAATGGACTTAAGATATCTAATGTCTCCCTGGAGCGCAATTAAATTGCAGGAGAATAAGCACAACAAGATCAAGGATTTTGTCAGTATTGCAGGCCCATTGGGGATATCACATATTCTTGCAGTAAGCCAAACTGCTTCAGGCGCCTATATCAGATTAATTGTATTGCCTTCTGGGCCAACAGCGACATTTAAAATCGAAGATTTCAGCCTAATGCATGATATTAGATCTTCACAAAAAAGGCCTAGAAGTTGCAGTTCGGATTATTTAACATCTCCATTGCTGGTATTAAATGGGATCAAGAATCTGCCTTCAAACGACTCTACTAACCCCATACCTTTAAATTTACTTCAAACAATGATAAATGGGATGTTTCCTGCAATTGATTTGACAAAAATACGGATAAGATCTTGTAAAAGAGTTGTTCTTATCGAATATTGTAAAGATAGTGAATTGTTTGAACTAAGACATTACGCAATTATACGTCGTCCAGCTGGAGTTTCAAAGCCAATTAagaaattactattaaaaacaaaagaCCAGAAACTTTACTCTATAGGGAGAGGGGATGATATGGCAGATTATGTTTTGTCTTCAGAAAATGGAGCCTGTGCCTCAGATAGCGAAGTTGATGATGAAGTAGAGGTAAAGATGCCCACTTCGAGTGGGAGCCGCGATGAAAATCAAATGGGTTTGTCGGAAAGAAGTGGTAGTTATACAGGAAAAGTTTCTGTCTCATTGAAAGAGTTAGGTCCTAGAATATCAATGAGATTGGTTAAGGTAGTCGATGAAGTTTGTGATGGGGCTGTTATTTATCATCGTTTTGTTAGAAAGAGCAAGGACGAACtaaaagaattagaaaaaaaagaaatattattaaaagaaagaagaaaagagGAAAATTCCCTATTGAATAGCTACAATGAAGACAATAATTCATGTAAAGACACATGTGAGTAA
- a CDS encoding RNA polymerase II CTD/NL1 interacting protein like phosphatase, whose translation MLLNTIVKCFKRHILISPQYSTFLVKNLDIRFLYSRFHYNLQRKLNRDKYFILLNNNFRNFHNLNQSAPKLNLYRIITKNLLGIGITMYFGYFVAKKRPIRLSDICNKFERFNDWSYDLLQNQINRFVPPDDEPLLPDFEQLGYPRNLPTLVLGLRGLICEITHSKKNGWGIVKRPGVDKFFNILKNYYEIVIWSDESFPIPHEVLEKWNLPIIGILNKNHFSKINGKLFKNLSRLGRNLNRVILVDNESYSANIQYDNSIVLPIFKGDPYDNELNSIIDLLKAAALQPGDIREYLKRFRCNDTNIGDQFNEYRKTVSEKSELRRKFGKFFLK comes from the coding sequence ATGCTTCTAAACACCATTGTAAAATGCTTCAAAAGacatatattaatttcgCCGCAATACTCAACTTTTCTTGTAAAGAACTTAGATATCAGGTTTCTTTACTCGCGTTTCCATTACAACTTACAGCGGAAGCTAAATCGAGataaatactttattttgCTTAATAACAACTTTCGAAATTTTCACAATTTAAATCAAAGTGCACCAAAGCTCAACTTATACAGGATTATTACTAAAAATCTACTTGGAATAGGAATTACAATGTATTTTGGGTATTTTGTTGCTAAGAAAAGGCCAATACGTCTATCCGATATATGCAATAAATTCGAGAGATTTAATGATTGGAGCTATGACTTATTGCAAAACCAAATTAATAGGTTCGTTCCACCTGATGATGAGCCTCTATTACCCGACTTCGAACAGTTAGGATACCCAAGAAATTTACCTACTCTTGTGCTTGGTCTACGTGGGTTAATATGTGAAATTACCcattctaaaaaaaatggttGGGGAATTGTAAAAAGGCCCGGCGTAGATaagttttttaatatacttaaaaattattatgaaaTTGTGATTTGGAGTGATGAATCATTCCCAATTCCTCATGAAGTTCTGGAAAAATGGAATTTACCCATAATTGGGATCTTGAACAAAAACCACTTTTCAAAGATTAATGGTAAGCTATTCAAAAACTTAAGTCGTCTTGGAAGAAACCTAAATAGAGTAATTCTTGTTGATAATGAATCGTATTCTGCAAATATTCAATACGATAACTCTATCGTGCTCCCTATATTTAAAGGTGATCCATATGACAACGAACTTAACtcaattattgatttattaaaggCAGCAGCCTTACAACCAGGTGATATAAgggaatatttaaagagATTCAGGTGTAATGATACCAATATTGGAGATCAGTTTAACGAATACAGAAAAACTGTTTCAGAAAAAAGTGAATTACGCAGAAAATTTGGCAAattttttctgaaataa
- a CDS encoding zincin/aminopeptidase N like metalloprotease, which produces MGNLFGKCGCRDLTICNLNVLRPAHSQDRIYRKEYKVPNFLIDHVNLDINIKDDVTVVSSVIIMRRNPNSSFRGDLSLDGDCLKLVSVKLNGVILEKSLYKGYFQPDGPDGKLVISSNLLPNKDQQFTLETVVEIFPDRNTKNMGLYYSAGVYSTQCESDGFRRITFFLDRPDVMCKFRVRIEGDKTKSPVLLSNGNLLEKGDVQGSENRHFAIFVDPFPKPCYLFAVVAGVLGRLEDKFITKSGKTVRLFVYSEPKYVDRLRLAMESLKLAMKWDEDRFGLEYDLEIFNIVAVESFNFGAMENKSLNIFNCSCLLASENITPDYFFTNILSIVGHEYFHNYTGNRVTCRDWFQLTLKEGLTVYRDQEFSRDCIDRLSEQLGDIEVLRNYQFQEDSGPLAHPIRPDSIVSTNNLYTSTVYRKGAEVVRMYETILGREGFRKGMDLYFARHDGQAVTCDDFRKAMEDANNYNFTQFERWYDQAGTPEVEVVSIDHNKAEGTCSITLRQRCSPTPEQPKKRPFYIPVIVGLIGKDSCKEIRQSETLILKEQQQTFILDGVWETPVASILRGFSAPVNLRFKTPRSDEELAFLFAFDTDEYNRFDAAQTLYKKILIQASTNSSQEISPSSVIESILSQTILSCFESFISKIKTSKNPNGTVSPMVASYTLRIPSYSQVLASIAEPNFDFVVESFNALTVAFASRFKTQIVDLFQVLTEDLSALPSQSPFIHGKGVNVEAIAIRRLLNILLDFIAKLDPSLGTKLAFEQHNRFDYMTSKLGAISALQIADHKSSECIQALDSLLLATSDDVSTLNQYFSIQASCLIPDNVERVINIYHSNPQFIKYRENPTIFSSLVGTFASNFVAFNRKDGLGYSFVADAIILMDKVNPMSAASVSRAFTKVLKLDEGRRNLLKENVVRILQSPGLSKDTSEILKSIDF; this is translated from the coding sequence atgGGCAATTTATTCGGAAAATGTGGCTGTAGGGATTTGACAATATGTAACCTAAATGTATTAAGGCCTGCTCACTCTCAGGATCGTATTTATCGCAAAGAATATAAAGttccaaattttttaattgatcATGTTAACTtagatattaatataaaagacGACGTAACTGTTGTTTCTTCAGTAATAATCATGAGAAGAAATCCAAATTCATCTTTTAGAGGTGACTTATCATTGGATGGCGATTGCTTGAAACTTGTTTCAGTAAAACTAAACGGCGtaattttagaaaagaGTCTGTATAAGGGTTACTTTCAACCCGATGGCCCTGATGGTAAGCTTGTTATTTCAAGTAATTTACTACCAAATAAAGATCAGCAGTTTACACTCGAGACAGTTGTTGAAATTTTTCCTGATAGAAATACCAAAAATATGGGATTGTATTATTCTGCAGGAGTTTATTCCACGCAGTGCGAATCGGATGGCTTCAGAAGGATAACATTTTTCTTAGATAGACCCGACGTAATGTGTAAATTTAGGGTTAGAATTGAAGGAGATAAAACTAAATCTCCCGTATTGTTGTCAAATGGAAATTTGCTAGAAAAAGGTGACGTTCAGGGCTCTGAAAATCGGCACTTTGCCATATTTGTGGATCCTTTTCCCAAACCTTGTTATCTTTTTGCGGTTGTTGCTGGAGTTTTGGGAAGATTGGAGGACAAGTTTATAACAAAATCTGGCAAGACTGTCAGGCTTTTTGTGTACAGTGAGCCCAAGTATGTAGATAGATTGAGATTGGCAATGGAGTCCTTGAAGCTAGCAATGAAATGGGATGAAGACCGCTTTGGCTTGGAGTATgatcttgaaatttttaatattgtaGCAGTTGAGTCTTTCAATTTTGGTGCAATGGAAAATAAGAGCTTGAACATTTTTAACTGCTCTTGTCTTCTAGCATCAGAGAATATCACCCCTGACTATTTTTTCACGAACATCCTTTCAATAGTTGGGCATGAATACTTTCATAACTACACAGGTAATAGAGTTACATGTAGAGATTGGTTCCAACTTACTTTGAAGGAAGGCTTGACAGTCTATAGGGACCAAGAGTTTTCTCGTGACTGTATTGATAGGTTATCTGAACAGTTAGGAGACATAGAGGTGTTGCGCAACTACCAGTTCCAGGAAGACTCAGGGCCGCTTGCACATCCTATTAGGCCAGATTCCATTGtttcaacaaataatttatatacaAGCACAGTATATAGGAAGGGGGCAGAAGTTGTAAGGATGTATGAAACTATCCTTGGCCGTGAGGGATTCCGCAAAGGTATGGATCTTTACTTTGCTCGCCATGATGGCCAGGCAGTTACTTGTGATGACTTCAGAAAAGCTATGGAAGACgctaataattataatttcaCACAATTTGAGCGCTGGTACGACCAAGCTGGCACACCTGAAGTTGAGGTTGTTTCTATTGATCACAACAAAGCGGAGGGGACATGTTCGATTACACTTCGACAACGCTGTAGTCCTACTCCAGAGCAACCTAAAAAGAGACCATTTTATATTCCGGTTATAGTAGGGTTAATTGGAAAGGATTCATGCAAAGAAATAAGACAGTCGGAAACACTGATTCTCAAAGAACAGCAGCAGACATTTATTCTAGATGGAGTTTGGGAGACACCAGTTGCATCGATCCTTAGGGGTTTCTCAGCACCCGTAAATTTAAGGTTTAAAACACCTCGTTCAGACGAGGAGTTGGCATTTCTTTTTGCATTTGATACAGACGAATATAATCGTTTTGATGCAGCTCAAACgttatataaaaaaattctgATCCAAGCATCTACCAACTCTTCACAAGAAATTTCGCCTAGTTCTGTAATAGAGAGCATTCTTTCACAAACTATTCTCAGTTGTTTTGAATCgtttatttcaaaaattaagaCGTCTAAAAATCCAAATGGTACTGTTTCTCCAATGGTTGCCTCATACACGCTTAGAATCCCAAGTTATTCCCAAGTTTTGGCTTCTATTGCAGAACCAAACTTCGATTTTGTTGTCGAGTCTTTTAATGCATTAACAGTTGCCTTTGCATCGAGGTTTAAGACTCAAATAGTAGATTTATTCCAGGTTCTTACTGAAGATTTATCGGCGTTGCCTTCTCAGAGCCCATTCATTCATGGTAAAGGTGTAAATGTTGAAGCTATTGCAATCCGtagattattaaatattttactaGACTTTATTGCAAAACTTGATCCTAGCCTTGGCACTAAGTTGGCTTTTGAGCAACACAATCGTTTTGATTATATGACAAGTAAGCTTGGTGCAATATCAGCACTACAAATAGCGGATCATAAATCCAGTGAGTGTATTCAAGCTTTGGATTCTTTGTTACTTGCAACTTCAGATGACGTTTCGACCttgaatcaatatttcTCCATTCAGGCAAGTTGTCTTATCCCTGACAATGTTGAGCgtgtaataaatatttaccaTTCTAACCcacaatttattaaatatcgTGAAAACCCAACAATCTTCTCCTCTTTGGTTGGCACTTTTGCATCTAATTTTGTTGCGTTCAACAGGAAAGATGGGCTTGGGTATTCCTTTGTTGCAGATGCGATAATTTTGATGGATAAAGTAAACCCAATGTCAGCTGCGTCTGTTTCGAGAGCATTTACAAAGGTCTTGAAACTTGATGAGGGAAGACGCAATCTTCTTAAGGAGAATGTCGTTAGAATACTTCAATCCCCCGGTTTATCGAAAGATACGTCTGAAATCCTAAAGTCCATCGATTTTTGA